AGCCCCATTGAGACCTATGCGGATCGAATCCAGTCCCTTTCCGGAGACCTTTCGAGCGTGTTTCAATGCGTCGGGAGACATCCAACCAGCTTCGTCTTCGCCGTCCGTTGAGACAGGAACGATCGCCAGAATCCGTCCGTCTGTGGCGAGAGCATGCCGCTTGCTCACGAACACGTTCTGCAGGCTTTCTCGGTTACTGTCGGTTGACACCGCCTTTTCGATCTTGTAGCGTTTATCGATTTGCACGTTGTGCCTCCTTGATTAGTTCTTCGATATCGTTGTACGCCAGTTCGCATTCATGCTGCTCCGATCCACTCGAAGGTCGAGCGCTTCTTCTCCAGCGCGTTCACTCGCCGCGAGAGATCATCAATCTCCAGTGGCAAGACGTCGACATGGAAGAGGTGAGATCGAATGATCGCCGGTAGACATCAAGATTCCCTGGTGTGTAGAGCTGGCGGGCGTACTCCAGGAACTCATCCCTGAATTCGCTGAGACTCTTCCTGGGGATCGGGAGAGTCACGCCGGTAGGACGGGTTCGCAGGCTCTCCAATGCCGCACCTTTGGTGCGTTTGCCTGTACTCTGCCATTTGCGCTGGCCGGAGGGTCAGTGACTATACTATAATAGATACCGTTGGAACGCTTGAAGAGGGTGGGCATGCCTGCCTCTCTGCTAAAAACGTGTTAGCAGATTTGTTAGCAGGCGAACTGCAGCGGCTGTAAGTCGTGTGCCCCCAACGAGATTCGAACTCGTGTTACAGGCTTGAAAAGCCCGTGTCCTAGGCCTCTAGACGATGGGGGCAGGAACAATGAAGAGTTCAGAGAGAAGAATAAAGAGAGAGGCGAATTTGCATTCCTTCTTCACTCTTGATTCTTCATTCTTAACTGTCCCGCTTTCCGGGACTGTGACCCCGCCGCGACTTGAACGCGGAACCTACAGCTTAGAAGGCTGTTGCTCTATCCAGTTGAGCTACGGGGCCATTCCGCTGCCGCTGTCCTGCCGCCTCACGGCGACAATAAACGACGGGGCCCTCACAAGCCGACATTCCACCTCGCTCCGGCTTTGTGAGTCTGTAAATATAATGAATCCATTCCAAAAAGGCAAAAAAAATGTCGGGGTGCCCTACCGCACCAAAACAAGTCTGCGCGTCAGCGTATTCCCCTGCCCCTGCGCCGATGCCCCACCTGCCGTCAGCCTGTAGAAATATACCCCGCTGGAAAGCCCGGCCGCATTCAATACCACCGCGTGATCCCCGGGCTCCTTCCACGCATCCACCAGCACCGCTACCTCCCGGCCAAGCATGTCATAGACCGCAAGCCGCACATGCCCGGCTCCCGACGCCGGCACCCGGTACCCGATCGATGTGGTCGGATTGAACGGATTCGGGTAGTTCTGATCAAGACCGAACGCCAGCGGCAACTCCGCACCCACAACCACGTCCGTCGCCCTTGTGCCGATCGCGAACGCCAGCGGATATACCCCACCATCCACTTCCATCTTGTCGTCCCCCGTGCCGGTGATCCCGTCGGTACCCAGACTCACGGACCAGACCTGAAACTTGTCGGAGAGTTCATCGATGTAATGATAATACACCTTCTTGTCATCTACCGAGAACGACGGCGATCCCAACGATGAGTAGTTGTTCGTGACAACACCCGCATCGCCGGTGTTCAAGTTCACCGCAAGCACCTGCACCTGCCCGCTCGCATCACTGTAGTCCATCGCGATCAGGTTGTCCGTGTTGGAAGCATAGACCGCATTCCCGATATCGGTGCCGCGCGGCTGCGACGGAAAGAGCCGCGCGATCGACCCATCGGCCACACGCACAACGTTGATGTCCCAGGAACCGACCGTATCCCCACCGCTCACCACCGCTGTATTGTAGGCATCGTACATGATCCTGGTCTCGTCCGACGACCAGTCGATCCTGTCCGGATACCGGATACTCCCTCCCGTTTCTCCCTGCTGGTACACGGGCGTGCTCAACGCAAGCACCTTGTTCCCTGCACTGTTCTGCAGATCGAAGACGTAGATCTTCGGCTCGGAATAGACCGTCGTCGCTGCCAGATACCGCCCGCTCCGCGATACGGCGATATTGTTGAACCCTCCACTGGTGGAGAGCGCCTGGTCACCCGTCCCATCCGACTTCACGGTGTGGACGTTGTTCTGCGCATCAACGTAGAACAGCGAACCGCCGTTGTCTGTCACGGCCGGACGGCTCCACAACGCACCCGCTGTGAGCTGTGCGAACGTGTTCGTTCCAATGGTCCACCGGAACAGCTGACCGGTCTGCGCATCGATGAGCGCAACGTATCGTGTGCCCTGCACCGGAGGGTCCACCGGCGGCTGGCCCGTGCCCGCACCCGCCGTGATCCCGACCGCATCGAACGCTGCCGCTGCGGCAAGCGCCTTCGCGTTGCCCGGCCCGCCGAACAGATCTTCCGCCGACTTGATGACAGCCAGACGGCAGTCAACGAACTGCGCGTTCTTCGTCAGGTACGTGGTCAACGCCCGGTAATAGACCTTTCCCGCATCCTCCTTCGTCACACCCGCGGACGTCGCAAACAGATAGAACGCCTTGTTCGGGATGCCGCTATTCACATGCACTCCGCCAAAGTCACCGGCCTCCGTATTTGGCAGGTTGATGTACTGCGCCATCGTGGATGGCTGACGCGACCCCGACGGAACCTCCGCCCCACCAGGATTCGACATACTCCTCAAGGCATCGCCGGCAGTACCGGGCGTGAACACATCCTCTCCCATCAACCAGTCCCCGCCCGCACCTTCCAACCAGAACTCGAACAACGTGCCGAAGATGTCCGAGAAGGATTCGTTCAACGCGCCGGACTGATTCTCATAGAGCAGATTCGCGGACCATTCCGTGATCCCGTGCGCCATCTCGTGCGCGGTCACATCCGCCGAACCGGTCAGGTCGCTGAACGTCGAACCGTCACCGTTCCCGAAGACCATGTACTGGCCATTCCAGAACGCGTTGTTGTATCCCGACTTGAAATTGACCACCACGTTCATCGTGCCGCCCTTGTTGTCAATGGCGTTACGGTTATGAACGCTCTTGTAGTAGTCGTAGACCTTCCCGCTGGTATACAACGCCGACACGCCGGGACTGACGGCCCAGGAATTCTGGTTGGCCGAGGTGATCTGATACAGGCTGGTCTCACCATTCTTCGCATCGAACGCGTACAACACCCCCTTCCCATCATTCGGGAACTGCGACTGCGCCGCTATGTACATCGGCTTGCTCGCATCGATCATGAAATACTGCGTGCCGATCTGATAGAGATTCAGCGGCCGCGTCGCACCTTTCACATCCACCCCACTCCCCGTGACGGGACCGTCCATGACCACACGATTGTACTCTTTTACCACCGCACCCGTGGCCGCGTCAACAAAGATGTCCTTCCTCTGGTCGAGCCCCCCGGCCACACTGATCACCCGGCAGTACGTCAAACCACCGGCATCATCCGGAAGATACGCCGTCCGCTCCGCCGTCACATTTCCCCACGGACCACAATGGTCCAGGGCGACGCTCCGCGCACGCTCGACGGAGACCGCGGCAACGTCCGCCGGCCGGTTGACCGGTGTGGGAACGTACCGCCCATTGAGACTCTCAACAGTCCCATCGGGCCTTACATGGACGAGGATCTCCCGGCCCCACACCTCTACCCCGCGGTACCGCTGTTCGTACCGGAGATGCGTGAATCCCATCTCGTCAGCCTCCATGGCAGTCTCGTGGAACTCTGCCACCGGATCCGTGACGCGAAGGAGCGCTGCGTTGGTCTTCAGGAACTCCGCAGCGCTGGAACGGGCATGCATGGCACTCACGGCATTACCACCGGCGCCGCGCACCTGCGACGGTTGGGGCACACGGAGGAAGAGCGGAACTCCCTGCTGACCATCCCACTGGATCGTCATGTTCTGTCCTGCCGAAGCCCCCAGGTATCGGGCCGTGAAGGCTTGGGCATCCGCCGCCATCCGGGCGCGTTCATCGGCGGAGGCAATGCGCTGCACGGCATTCTTTGCAGCAAAATGACGGCTGGTACCGGCCGCAGAAGGTGTCTTGCTCCCGCCGGCGATCGCAGAACCATGAGACAGGACTGCCAGACTACAGACGGTGACAACGAAGGATCGGATCATGCATCTCACCTGGTTGATGTTGTCGTGGTGGTGGCCTGCGTCATCGATGTGCGTATCGCAGCGCTGCACCTGTCAAAGAATTCTTGATACGATGGCAGCGTTTGGCCCATGCCAAGCCGCGGCCTCCATGTATGCTTCCGCGTCGAATCCCCGGTGGTCACACTGAGGTACCGCACAAGCGAACCCGATGAATCAACATTCTGGGCTGCTGTCAGCGCTTTTGCCGCATCCCAGAGCACGCACATGGTGTCCGACGGCAACCGCCCAACTTCACGTTCGTTCTCGCGCGCACCGCGTCCGTTCCACGAGAGGACCGCTCCATCCCCCGTGATGGTATGACCCGTCCAGGTGCCACTGATGCCGCCCCCTTCGCCGAACACGATGCAGAACACCGCCTTCTTCTCTTGTTCGTTATGCGCGACAGAATCCAGATCGCAGGGCGAACAA
This genomic interval from Ignavibacteriota bacterium contains the following:
- a CDS encoding M4 family metallopeptidase, which codes for MIRSFVVTVCSLAVLSHGSAIAGGSKTPSAAGTSRHFAAKNAVQRIASADERARMAADAQAFTARYLGASAGQNMTIQWDGQQGVPLFLRVPQPSQVRGAGGNAVSAMHARSSAAEFLKTNAALLRVTDPVAEFHETAMEADEMGFTHLRYEQRYRGVEVWGREILVHVRPDGTVESLNGRYVPTPVNRPADVAAVSVERARSVALDHCGPWGNVTAERTAYLPDDAGGLTYCRVISVAGGLDQRKDIFVDAATGAVVKEYNRVVMDGPVTGSGVDVKGATRPLNLYQIGTQYFMIDASKPMYIAAQSQFPNDGKGVLYAFDAKNGETSLYQITSANQNSWAVSPGVSALYTSGKVYDYYKSVHNRNAIDNKGGTMNVVVNFKSGYNNAFWNGQYMVFGNGDGSTFSDLTGSADVTAHEMAHGITEWSANLLYENQSGALNESFSDIFGTLFEFWLEGAGGDWLMGEDVFTPGTAGDALRSMSNPGGAEVPSGSRQPSTMAQYINLPNTEAGDFGGVHVNSGIPNKAFYLFATSAGVTKEDAGKVYYRALTTYLTKNAQFVDCRLAVIKSAEDLFGGPGNAKALAAAAAFDAVGITAGAGTGQPPVDPPVQGTRYVALIDAQTGQLFRWTIGTNTFAQLTAGALWSRPAVTDNGGSLFYVDAQNNVHTVKSDGTGDQALSTSGGFNNIAVSRSGRYLAATTVYSEPKIYVFDLQNSAGNKVLALSTPVYQQGETGGSIRYPDRIDWSSDETRIMYDAYNTAVVSGGDTVGSWDINVVRVADGSIARLFPSQPRGTDIGNAVYASNTDNLIAMDYSDASGQVQVLAVNLNTGDAGVVTNNYSSLGSPSFSVDDKKVYYHYIDELSDKFQVWSVSLGTDGITGTGDDKMEVDGGVYPLAFAIGTRATDVVVGAELPLAFGLDQNYPNPFNPTTSIGYRVPASGAGHVRLAVYDMLGREVAVLVDAWKEPGDHAVVLNAAGLSSGVYFYRLTAGGASAQGQGNTLTRRLVLVR